The following is a genomic window from Niabella soli DSM 19437.
TTTCTGATCCCGCTACTTCAACAAATTGCGCCGGTTTGCCGGGTTCCGGGGTTTTCCATTCCAGATCCACCACTACCAGTGATTTGAGGTTTCCATCCGCATCGCCTTTAAATTCCTTAGTGGCGATAGACCAATGACGGCTGGCTCCTTCCTCGTGACTGGTAGTCGTTTTCAGCAACATCGGATAAGAAGGCCAGGGCATGGCTTCCGTACGCTCTTTGGGTGGCATCGGAAGCAACTCAAACTGGGTTACAGAAGCCGCTTTATGCCGGTTGCTGGTGCCAACACAATCGCTACCGGTATCACCGCCGCCAATTACCACCACGTTCTTTCCTGTTGCCAACACCTCTTCTGGAAGAATATTGCTTTCCAGATCTTTATGCGCCAGGAAGTCCTTACCATCCACCCGCTTATTGTTCTGTTTCAAAAAATCCATTGCGAAATGTACGCCTTTAAAAGCCCGCCCCGGAATGGGCAGGTTCCGGGGAACGGTGCTGCCACCGCATAAAACGATCGCATCGTAATTCCGGAGCAGGTCGTGAATGCTAACATTTTTACCAACATTCGCATGGCATTGAAATTCAATACCTTCTTCTTTCATAACCTCGACGCGACGGTCGACCACCCATTTTTCCAACTTAAAGTCGGGGATGCCGTAGCGCAATAGCCCGCCGGGTTTTTCATCCCGCTCAAAAACGGTAACGGCGTGGCCAGCATAGTTCAACTGGGCAGCCGCTGCCAGGCCGGAAGGCCCGCTGCCTACTACGGCCACTTTTTTCCCGGTGCGGACATTCGGCCCTTTTTTTGAAACAAAGCCTTTCTCAAAAGCTATTTCAATAATATGTTTCTCGATCTCCTCAATAGCCACGGGTGGCTGATTGATCCCCAGTACGCAGGCCGATTCGCAGGGGGCCGGACAGATCCTGCCGGTGAATTCAGGGAAATTATTGGTGGATGTAAGAATATCGTATGCTTCCTTATATTCTTTGCGATAAATTGCGTCGTTAAACTCGGGAATTACATTACCCAGCGGACATCCGCTATGACAAAAAGGAACGCCGCAATCCATGCATCGCGCAGCCTGGTTGTTTAATTTATCCTCCGGGAATAATTCTATGAACTCCTTATAATGTTGTACGCGTTCTGCTACTGCTTTTTTCCCCGGAGTCTCTCTTGAAAATTCTAAAAATCCTGTTGGTTTACCCATTTTGAAATTTCTGATTGCTTATTTTAATTTCTGATTTTCTGTTGCAGTTATGCTAATTGTGCTGCTGCCGCTTTTGCCAGCATTATTTTTTTGTATTCAGCAGGGAACACTTTTATAAAGTTCTTTAGCTGGTTATCAAAGTCGTCCAGGATGAATTTGGCTACGGGACTTTTGGTGTATTGATAATGTTTGGATATGAATTCCTGCAGGAACAGGATATCATCATTTTCAACCACCGGGTCCAGTTCCACCATTTCCTTATTACAATTGCCAGCAAACTTCTGGCTGGCATCATATACATAAGCGATACCCCCGCTCATACCGGCGGCAAAATTTCTTCCCGTATCACCAAGAATGATGGCGCGTCCACCGGTCATGTATTCGCAACCGTGGTCGCCTACGCCTTCCGTAACTACTGTTGCTCCGGAGTTGCGGACAGCAAAGCGCTCACCCGCTTTTCCGCGGATAAAGCCCTGGCCGCTGGTAGCTCCATAAAAGGCCACATTGCCAATGATGCTGTTTTCCTCCGCTACAAATCCGGCATTTTTGTCGGGGTAGATGATCAGCTTCGCGCCACTTAATCCTTTACCGAAATAATCATTGGCATCGCCCTCCAATTCTAATGTAATGCCTTTATTACAGAATGCTGCAAAGCTTTGCCCGGCGGTACCTTTCAATTTGATATGAACGGTATCTTCCGGCAGTCCTTCGGAACGATATTTTTTGGTGATCTCGTGCGAAAGAATCGTTCCTGCGGCGCGATCGGTATTTACAATATCGAAGGATGCTTTTACTGCCGCGCCTTTTTCGATGGCCGGTTTGGCTGCTTCCAGGAATTTCCAGTCCAGCACGGATTTCAACCCATGATCCTGTTCTTCTGCATTAAACAAGCCTACATTTTCTTCTTCTTTTTCGCGGTACAGGATCGGCGACAGATCCAGGTTCTTGTATTTCCAGTGATCGATACCTTCCCGTACTTTTAAATCGTTCGACTGTCCGATCATTTCCTCAACGGTTCTGTAACCCAGTTCGGCCATTACTTCCCGCAAATCTTCTGTTAAGAATTTGAAGAAGTTTACGACATGGTCGGGGTTACCGGTGAATCTTTTTCTCAGTTCAGGATCCTGGGTAGCCACACCCACAGGGCAGGTGTTTAAATGACATTTACGCATCATAATACAGCCTTCTACAATCAACGCTGCGGTGGCCACACCCCATTCTTCTGCGCCCAGCATAGCGGCGACAACAATATCGCGGCCGGTGCGCATTTGTCCGTCGGTTTGCAACACCACGCGGCTGCGCAATTTATTTTTTACCAGGGTTTGTTGCGCCTCGGCAACACCTAACTCCCAGGGAAGGCCTGCATGACGAATCGAACTGATAGGAGAGGCGCCTGTGCCACCATCATGACCTGCGATCAACACCACATCGGCCTTGGCTTTGGTAACACCCGCCGCAATAGTGCCTACACCTGCCTTGCTCACCAGCTTTACATTAATGCGTGCATGGCGGTTGGCATTTTTAAGATCGAATATTAACTGGGCCAGGTCTTCGATAGAATAAATATCGTGATGCGGTGGCGGAGAGATCAATCCAACTCCGGGAGTCGCATGACGGGTCTTACCGATCCAGTCGTCTACCTTATCGCCGGGCAACTGTCCGCCCTCGCCGGGTTTTGCACCCTGCGCCATTTTTATCTGTAATTCATCGGCCTCGGTCAGGTACAGACTGGTAACACCAAAGCGGGCGCTGGCCACCTGTTTGATGGCGCTGCGCATACTGTCGCCGTTTTCCAGGCGGGTATAACGTGCTTCATCTTCACCACCTTCACCGGTATTGCTTTTGCCGCCCAGGCGGTTCATGGCAATAGCCAGCGTGGTGTGCGCTTCCCAACTGATAGAACCAAAGCTCATGGCCCCGGTGGCAAAACGTTTGTAGATCTTTTCTGCAGGTTCTACTTCATCAATAGAAATAGGTTTTCTGCTGCGTTTAAAGTCCAGCAGCCCCCTTAATGTTATTGCTTTAGTAGTTTGATCGTTCACCAGCTTGGTGTACTTTTTAAAGATGTTGTAATCGTTCATCTTTGTTGAGTACTGCAGCAGGTGGATCGTTTGCGGGTTAAAGAGATGGGCCTCACCTTTCCGCTTCCATTGGTAAAAACCGCCGGTGGGTAGCTGATCCACGGGGATCGGCTTCTGGCTGAAACCAAAATTGTGTTTTGCCAGCGCCTCACGGGCCAGCTCATCCAGCCCCATACCCTCAATACGGGAAGTGGTCCCGGTAAAATATTTAGATACCACCGCGTTGTTGATGCCGATGATCTCAAATATCTGCGCGCCCTGGTAGGATTGCAGGGTAGAGATGCCCATTTTTGAAAATACCTTTAAGAGCCCGTCACTAATGGCCTTGATATAGTTCTTATATAATGTTTCTAATGGAATATCTGCCTTTATTTTTCCGGCTTCTTTCAGATTGTGGATCGTGGAGAAAGCCATATAGGGATTGATAGCAGTAGCACCGAAGCCTAACAGGCAGGCAAAATGGTGCACTTCCCAAACATCACCGGCTTCTACCACCAAACCCACTTTACCCCGCAGTCCTCTTCGTATTAAATGATGATGAACCGCTGCTATCGCTAACAGGGAAGGGATCGGGGCATGCTGGCTATCAATGGCCCGGTCCTGTAATACCAATACCTCAAATCCATCATTTACCGCATCTTCGGCATAGGCGCAGATACGGTCCAGCCCTTTTTCCAAAGATCCGGGTTTGCCATCCGCCCTGAAATAACATTGCAGGGTCTTGGCCTGGAACGTACCGGTATCAATGCTTCTGAGTGTTTCCAGTTCAAAATTATTCAGTACGGGCTGCTTCAACGCCACCACATGACAATCCATTTCATCTTCGATCAACAGGCTGCCGTTATTCCCGACAAATGTTGCCAGGGACATTACCATACGTTCCCGGATAGGGTCGATAGGCGGGTTGGTTACCTGGGCAAATAATTGTTTAAAATAAGAGCTCAGGTGCTGCGGCTGATCGCTTAAAACAGCCAGCGGCGTATCAACACCCATGGCGCCGATCGGTTCTTTCCCGTGCAGGGCCATCGGTGCAATGATGTTCTCTATGTCTTCAGAAGTATAACCAAAAGCTTTCTGATAGCGAAAGATCTGATCTTCACTCAGGTCAGTGAACATCACCCGCGGCACGGGCAGTTCGTTCAAGCGGATCTTATATTTGTTCAGCCATTCGCCATAAGGTTTTTGTGAGCAGATATCTCTTTTCAGCTCTTCATCGCTAATGATGCGCCCCTGTTCCATGTCCACTACAAACATTTTCCCTGGCTGCAGGCGTCCTTTTTCAATAACAATACTTTGGTCAACCGGCAGTGCGCCTGTTTCAGAAGCCATAATTACGCGACCATCATTGGTAACGCAATAACGCGAAGGCCTTAAACCGTTACGATCGAGGGTAGCGCCAATAATTTTTCCGTCCGTAAACGAAATGGAAGCCGGGCCGTCCCAGGGTTCCATCAAACAGGCATGAAACTCATAGAATGCTTTTTTAACCGGGTCCATATCCTCATTGCCATCCCAAGCTTCGGGGATCAGCATCATCATTACATGTGGAAGGGAGCGGCCGGTAAGCGCCAGCAATTCGATCATATTGTCTAAACAGGCAGAATCGCTCTGGTCGTTGCTTACGATCGGAACCAGCATATCCATTTCTTCTGGTGTGAACAAAGGCGATTCAAAGCCCTGTTCGCCGGCACGCAGCCAGTTCAGGTTTCCCTGTAAAGTATTGATCTCACCGTTATGCGCGATAAAGCGGAAAGGCTGCGCCAATCTCCAGGATGGGAAAGTATTGGTAGCGAAACGGGAATGCACCAGTCCGAAAGCACTTACGGTTCTGTTATCGGTAAGGTCCTTATAATAAGGGCGTACCTGCAAGCTGGTCAACTGTCCTTTATATATAAGGGTGCGGCAGGAAAGGGAATTGATATAAAAACCAATCGGGTCTTTTTTCACCGTATTGGTCGTCATATGCGTGGCATATTTACGCAATACAAATAATTTGCGTTCAAATTCCTCTGCTGTTTTTATTTTATCGGGCCTTTGAAGAAAAACCTGCTCAATATCGGGTTCCACCGCCAGCGCTGAAGAGCCGATCCCATCGGGGTTTACCGGTACATTCCTCCAGCGGATCACTTTCATGCCCATTTTTTCCGCTGCGCGGGTGAAGATATCGCGGCACTCTTCCCGTTTTTTAATATCCTTGGGAAAGAAGATCATGCCCACCGCATACTCTTCAATCGCAGGCAACGTAATGCCCAGTTGCAGGCACTCATCATAAAAAAGCTCATGGGGTATCTGAATCATAATACCCGCGCCATCACCTGTATTGGGCTCGTAGCCGCAGGCACCCCGGTGGTCCATATTCTCTAAAACAGTGAGCGCATCTGAAATGGTCTGGTGGTTTTTATTACCTTTAATATTGGCAACAAAACCAATGCCGCATGCATCACGTTCAAATGAAGGGTCGTATAATCCTTTTCTTTCTGTCATGTTTTTTAAACAAACGGTTTTAATAAAATAAGTTTGGCTTTTCAATACAGAGTGGGCAATCGAGCCATGTAAGTTAATAAAAAATCTGTTAATTTAGACATCCGCGCCTATTAATGAATGAAAAATTGAAAAACTTCAAAAATAAATGGCATTTTATTGATCATTTTAAATGATTGTAGCGCTTCTGTTGCTGCCCTGTTTACCCCCCGGGCAATATTGAAAATCATCGGATAAATGCAAAATTTGTGGGGTTTATTGGCTATTTTTAGTGCGAATTCGATAAGAATAATGACGAAGCCTGCTCAATGCACTATTAAAAAAAATAGTTCAGCGCAATTTGCAATACCTCAGGCATAAATTTCTACCTATGAGTTTTTTTGATTTTCTAAACGGAGCTAATAATAACGGTAAAAAAGCAGCATATGATAAAGCGCCCGGATCCTGGCAGGATACCAGTCTTGAAGCGGAAATGCGGACATTGGCACAGGAATTTTTGAAAAAATATACCGTTCCATACGGGGGGTTGGATTTTTCAACAGAAAGTCTGAAGGTGTTGGATCAATTGCTTGACGATGCCCGCGGGTTTTATGCCGAAATGAGTGGGGAGCAACAACGAAAAATTATTGAAGGCGCAGGGGCTTATATTTTTGAGGTGGCAAGAAAAAATGTGGGGGGTACGTATTATTGGTATCAAAAGCTGGATCAGCCGGTGCTGGTGACCGGTCAGCCTAAATTTGAAGCGGCCATATTAACATTTAAACAAGTGCGGCAACGCCTTGAAAACGGGAAAGATGATAGTATACCTGTTTATTTTGAAAGCTACCTGGAGGGGGTACGGCAACATCGTTCAGCGATTGTCATTTAGTATTTTAAATCAGTGAAAATAAGGACGCGTTTTTTTTATACGATTGTTTTGCTGTGCGCTTTTTCATTGCTGCAGGCACAGGAAATTAAACTAACAAAACTTACCTGCGAGTATGCTGAAACCCCTATGGGTATTGATATTTCCCGGCCGAGGTTGGGCTGGCAATCAATATCAGAAGGTAAAAATAAAACACAGTCGGCCTATGAGATTATGGCGAGCGACCGGCAGGGGATGATTGAAAAAGGACGGGGAACGATATGGAGCACCGGCAAGGTGCAAAGTGATAACAGCATTTGTATAATATTTAATGGCGCCGCGCTAAAATCGTTTACAAAATATTACTGGAAGGTACGAGTGTATGATGAAAAAGGCAAACCTTCTGCCTGGAGCAGTTCCTGGTTTGAAACGGCTATGCTGGCTCCGGCAGACTGGCAGGCCCGCTGGATCACTGACGGGAAGCGGATCCCCGAGCGCGATGAAGATTTTTACAAGGACGACCCGATGCCGGTATTCAGGAAACAGATCCTTGTCAAAAAAGCAATCCGTTCTGCACGTTTATATATCGCCGGCGCGGGTTATTTTGAGGCCTATCTGAATGGGGAAAAAATCGGAACAGACCAATTGGCTCCTGCATGGACTAATTTTGACAAGCGGGTTTTGTACCGGACCTATGATATTACCAATCAGCTAAGACGCGGGGAAAATACCGGAGCTTTATTGCTGGGAAACGGCTGGTACAACCCCCTGCCCCTGCGCTTTTGGGGAAGATACAACCTGAGAGATGTGTTGGCGACCGGGCGCCCAACGGTAAAAGCAGAATACCGGATAACTTATACTGATGGCAGTACGGAAACGGTAATAACGGATGCGTCCTGGAAATGGACCTCAGGTCCCGTGGTGCGGAATAATGTTTACCTGGGCGAAACGTTTGATAATAACCGCGGGATGACCGGCGCCTCCTTACCCGATGTGGGTAATAATGCAATAGTGGTTACTGGCCCAAAAGGCAGATTGGAAGCGGATCTGCAACCTCCTATACGCGTGAAAAGGGTCGCCAAACCCATTGCGGTAAGAGCGGTTGGGAACGGTAAATATGTGGCCGATATGGGTGAAAATTTTGCCGGTGTTGCGCAAATACACGTGAAGGCTCCTAAGGGATCCAGGATAACCCTTCGTTACGGCGAGGATATTAATAAAGACGGGACCGTGAATGGAATGACGGCCGTAGCGGGTCAGATCAAACATGGCAATGGCGGACCCGGCGCGCCGGAGATTGCCTTCCAGGAAGATCATTTTATTGCGGCGGGCAGTGGTATTGAAAGCTGGCATCCGCGCTTTACCTTTCATGTGTTCCGTTATGTGGAAATAACCGGCTGGCCCGGGGTGCCAACAACTGCCGATATTGAGGGGCTGCAAATGAACGCAGACGTTCCGGTTGCCGGTCAGTTTATTTGTTCAAATCCGTTGCTGAACAAGATTCAGGATAATGTGTTGCGTACTTTCAAAAGCAACCTGTTCAGTGTGCAGTCCGATTGTGCTGGTCGTGAAAAATTTGGTTATGGCGGTGACCTTTTTTGTACGCTGGAATCCTTCAGCTATAATTTCGGTATGCATAATTTTTACCGGAAATCCTTGCAGGATTTTGCCGATGATCAGCGACCGTTGGGCGGTATTACAGAAACCGCGCCTTTTGTAGGATTATATGATAAAGGACCGGGGGATCAGTCTGGCCCGCTGGGCTGGCAATTGGGCTATCCCTATCTTATAAAAAAACTATATGAGTTTTATGGGGACAAGGAAGTTATTGAAAGATATTATCCCTCCCTTACCCGGCAGATCCGTTTTTTGATAGACAGCGCGAAAGATAATTTGTATTACCATGATATTAGCGATCATGAGTCGTTGGATGAAAAACCGGAAGCGTTAACGGCATCGCTGTTTTATTATCATCATATGCAACTGATAAAAGAATTTGCCGGATTGCTGGATAAAAAAGAAGATGCGGCCCGGTATGCGGCACTGGAAGAAAAAATAAAAGCAGCGATCGTAAAGAAATTTTATAAGGGTAATGGTGTGTTTGACAATAATACAGAATCGGCCCAGTTGTTTTCGCTATGGTATGCATTGCCGGATGAGAAAGAAAAGCGATTGACAACGCAACAATTGATAAATGCTTTTTCCAAAAAAAACAATCATGTATCCACCGGGATCTTTAGCACCAAAATGTTATTTGATGTGCTGCGTAATATGGATAAAAATGAACTGGCATATACTATCGCCAATCAGCAGGACTTCCCCGGCTGGGGTTATATGGTGGAAAAGGGCGCCACCACTATTTGGGAAACCTGGAAATATTCAGATAATACCTATTCCCAGAATCACCCGATGTTCGGGTCTGTAACGGAATGGTTTTATCGTTCGCTGTTAGGCATTAACAGCACGGCGCCAGGCTTCAAAGCTTTTAGGATCCAACCCCAGCCTGTCAGATCCCTTCAGTTTGCAAAAGGCTATTATGAAACACCCTATGGAAAAATAGGCAGTAACTGGCAATGGAAAAATAATTTGTTTACTCTAACAGTAACGGTGCCAGTGAATACAACCGCTGTAATATGGATGCCCTCAGACGATGCGGGCATTTTGGTAAATGGGAAACGGGGAAAAGATAATCCGGGAACCAGCAGACATTATAAGAAGTACACGGTGGGATCCGGTAGTTATACCTTCTCGAGTAGCCTACATAAATAATTTTTAAATAATTGGCCGTATCTTGAGCAGCCTATGCAGGGTAAGACCATCATTATAATGGGCGTTTCGGGTAGCGGTAAATCTACCATTGGGCAGGCGTTGGCCGATGTGCGCGGTTATAGGTTTATGGATGGGGATGATTTGCATCCGCCAGCAAATATAAAAAAAATGCATGCCGGTATCCCTTTAGCAGATGAAGATCGCTGGGGTTGGCTACATAATATTGCATCCAGGGCATCGGAACTAAACGCGCATAACATAACTGCAGTTATTGCCTGTTCTGCACTAAAAGAAAGTTACCGAAATGTATTGCGCCAGGGGATAAATGATCTTTTATTTTTTTATTTGAAAGGCTCTTTTGAACAGATACACAAATTTCTTGAGTCAAGAAGCATGCATTTTATGCCCATTGATTTATTGAAAAGCCAGTTTGATAGTCTGCAGGAGCCTGCGGCTGATGAGCGGGATTGTATTACCATTCCGGTTACTTCGCCTGAACAGGAATTAAAGGAAATGCAACGGAGTCTTGATCTCAGCGGTTTTTAAGCAGCAAGATAAAAAGGTGCTGTAGTGTTGTCAGAATGACATATTTTCAATAGCACAACCGATCAAAAATCCCAATCCACATCCAACAATAATATATACAATAAGAAGAATGATCTCCTCAGTATTTGATCGGGTTAGTTTAAAGGGGTTAAGCATCTTTGCTTTTGGAAAAAACGACATTGCGGTTTAAAGTTTAGCCGGCGCAAAGATAATAAACGGAAAATTATTGACGGCAATTATTTGGCTTAGTTACACACATACGGGAAAAATAATATTGAACAAACGTAAGCGAGTGTTTATTTTTTTGATGCCGGTTTTACTACAACCGGCAGGCTTTCGTTGCCCTCTGTATTAACTGCCTGCACTGCAAAAAAATAATTGTCTTTTGAGTAAGGAACGGTAATCGATTTGTTTTTGGTGAAAAATTTCTTTTGCCAAACCGGGCTGCTGGTTTCGCGCATCAGTAAATAAAAACCGGAGCTGCTGCCCGTCGCCGGATCATCCCATTGCAGGGTAGTGGAATTTTCCAGGCCTTTCATTATATACCCGGGTTGTTGCGGTTTTGCCGGGGCCCTGGCAAGATTGGCCAGTGTGGCCAGGTTCAGGGCTGTGTTCTTTCTAAGGTATTCAAAGTCCATAAATTCAGGAAGATCACCATACTGGATCCCGTTTTGGGTACGGATATCCTGGTGCTGATGTGTGAAATTCTCATTCATTTCAGTGATGCGTACCGCGGTATATCCTTTCTCTACAAAAGGACTATGATCGCCGCCCCTCAAAAACCGGTCATTCCTGTAAATTAATTTTACGGTCATATTATCAACATACCGTTCGCCCACTTCTTTAAAGTATCGTGCCAGTTGCCGGGCGGCGCCGTCATTTTCCAATCCGTAGGATCTGATCTCCCTGGCAGTTGCAGCCGACAGGGTTGCCGGAATGCCTTCGCTGAAAACCCGCACTTCAGTATTGTTGATAGTATTGGTTTCATTGCTGTTATTGCTGCCAATAATATCATTGTTCAGCAGCGCCTCCAACGGCCAGTTTTGCGTTGCTACTTTACCGGCCATAAATGTAGCGCCCAGCAGTCCCTGCTCTTCGCCGGAAGTAACCACAAAAATAATGGTGGCAGGAAAAGCCTCCCGGCTCATGACACGGGCGCATTCCATAATGGCTGCCACGCCACTTCCATCATCGTTTGCTCCGGGCGCAACCCCCACGGCGTCCATCACATCAGTGCGGCGGCTGTCTAAATGAGCGGTCATCATAAAGATGCGTTTATCTTTTGGTGCAGTTCCTTTTAATACCGCTACAACATTGCCCAGGGTAAGGGACTTGTTTACCCGTTTGCCGTCCGGCTGGTACGTGATGGTATCCAGATAGGCTGATAACCGCCCGCCGGAATTTTTTGCGAACTGCTGCAATTGGTCAAGCACCCATTTTTGAGCTGCCCCGATGCCTTCTTTGGAATTGTTCCGGACACTTAGGGTATGCCTTGTTTTAAATCTGATCAGCGAATGAACATAGCCCTTTAAAGAGTCCGAAGAAACGGCGGCCACCATCTTTTCAATGACGGGGTCTTTACGGATGATCGTTTGGGCGCAGGCAATAGTACCCGTAAAAACAAGGATTGACAGGAGGACAAAACCGCTTTTCATTTCTATGTTTTTAGTATGCTTTGATCTTCATGCAGCTTGGAGTAATCAAAAATAGCGAAAAGCCGGTTGCAATAATGGGGGATTTAGATTCAGATGAATACAGGGCAGACTGCTTCCAGCATTTATCAACCCGGCAATTATTTGAGACAAAATGAGGAAAAATCGAGACAAAATGGCGTTTTATTTTTTGAAAACTGATTTAATATTGTTTTAACAAATAGCGATTAGAATAGTGACGATTGTATTTGCAGCTTCAAATAAATTTTAGGGATAGCAGATCCACGCCTTTAAATCAGGATTAGCAGACGCGCACAGAAGGCCATAAACGAACCTTACAGGTTTGCCGGCAGGGGTATGTGTTCTTACAAGTGAATTGCCGGAGAGGCCGCGTTTTCCCGGAACAGGAAAATAACAATTTCAATTTTTAAATGCCTGAATATGAGTAAATTTCTCGTTAAATTATCACTGACTGTTATAATGATGGTATCCGTTTGCGTTGCCTTTGGTCAAACCAAAACGATTACGGGAACAGTGACGGACTCGGCCGGAGCGCCCTTATCAGGTGCTTCCGTAACCATTAAGGGAACGAGTATTGGAGCCAGTACCAATGCAAACGGAAGGTTTTCATTAAACAGCACCCGCAGCGATGGAACTATTATTGTATCCTACGCGGGTTATAAAACACAAGAGGTTGCTTTTGCAGGGACGGGGGAATTGAAGGTGCAGCTTACCCAGGAAATAAAAGCAGGCGAGGAGGTGATTGTAATCGGGTATGGAACCAGGAAACGGGAAGCAATCAGTGGGTCGGTAGCTTCAATTTCATCAAAAGATATTGGTAATACGCATGCGGGCAGCCAGGTCAGCAATACGCTGGCAGGTAAATTGCCAGGGCTTTCTTTTAGGCAGGCAGATGGAAGACCGGGCGCTGCTGCGGGCCTGCAGATCAGGAATTTTGGTCCGGCTTTATATGTAATAGACGGGGTGCAGTCCGACGAAAACTCCTTTAACAGCTTAAACGGAGAAGATATAGAATCCATTTCTATTCTTAAGGACGCATCTGCTGCTGTATATGGTTTGCGTGGCGCTAATGGCGTGGTATTGGTGACCACCAAAAAAGGAAAGCTGGGTCAAAAATCCACCATCTCTGCTAACCTTTCTTATGGCATTCAGAATATGTTCCGGTTTGCAAAAGTGCTTACCAGCGCCTATGACTATATGCGTTACAAAGCTGAGGGCCAGATAAATTCAGGGACCTCCGGAAATGTTTTTGGAAAAACAGATATTACAGACCAGGAACTGGCGAAATACAAGGCGGATACGGGTTTTAACTACAAGAGCTTTGACTGGCCCTCCTTTATCTTTAAAAAGAACTCTCCGCTAACCAGCGTCAATGTGAACGCGACGGGCGGCAGTGATAAGATCACTTACTACATTTCAGCAAACAATCTTTTTCAAAATTCATTGTTAGGCCGGGAGTATACCTTCAGGCGCTCCAATATCCAATCAAATGTTTCGGCAAAAATTGCCAATGGATTAAAAGTAGGAACGGAGATCTTCGGTAATGATGAATTAACGCAAAACCCCGGCGTGCCGGGTGTGGATGATTATTGGCAGGGGCTTTTTGCTTCTTTAAGAAACCTGCCCACGGAAAGGCCTTATGCCAACGATAACCCCAATTACCTGAACCATATTTCAAATGACGAATCGAACTGGGCCTTTGATGATTTTAAACATTCCGGTAAATAC
Proteins encoded in this region:
- a CDS encoding family 78 glycoside hydrolase catalytic domain, whose amino-acid sequence is MKIRTRFFYTIVLLCAFSLLQAQEIKLTKLTCEYAETPMGIDISRPRLGWQSISEGKNKTQSAYEIMASDRQGMIEKGRGTIWSTGKVQSDNSICIIFNGAALKSFTKYYWKVRVYDEKGKPSAWSSSWFETAMLAPADWQARWITDGKRIPERDEDFYKDDPMPVFRKQILVKKAIRSARLYIAGAGYFEAYLNGEKIGTDQLAPAWTNFDKRVLYRTYDITNQLRRGENTGALLLGNGWYNPLPLRFWGRYNLRDVLATGRPTVKAEYRITYTDGSTETVITDASWKWTSGPVVRNNVYLGETFDNNRGMTGASLPDVGNNAIVVTGPKGRLEADLQPPIRVKRVAKPIAVRAVGNGKYVADMGENFAGVAQIHVKAPKGSRITLRYGEDINKDGTVNGMTAVAGQIKHGNGGPGAPEIAFQEDHFIAAGSGIESWHPRFTFHVFRYVEITGWPGVPTTADIEGLQMNADVPVAGQFICSNPLLNKIQDNVLRTFKSNLFSVQSDCAGREKFGYGGDLFCTLESFSYNFGMHNFYRKSLQDFADDQRPLGGITETAPFVGLYDKGPGDQSGPLGWQLGYPYLIKKLYEFYGDKEVIERYYPSLTRQIRFLIDSAKDNLYYHDISDHESLDEKPEALTASLFYYHHMQLIKEFAGLLDKKEDAARYAALEEKIKAAIVKKFYKGNGVFDNNTESAQLFSLWYALPDEKEKRLTTQQLINAFSKKNNHVSTGIFSTKMLFDVLRNMDKNELAYTIANQQDFPGWGYMVEKGATTIWETWKYSDNTYSQNHPMFGSVTEWFYRSLLGINSTAPGFKAFRIQPQPVRSLQFAKGYYETPYGKIGSNWQWKNNLFTLTVTVPVNTTAVIWMPSDDAGILVNGKRGKDNPGTSRHYKKYTVGSGSYTFSSSLHK
- a CDS encoding gluconokinase, with amino-acid sequence MQGKTIIIMGVSGSGKSTIGQALADVRGYRFMDGDDLHPPANIKKMHAGIPLADEDRWGWLHNIASRASELNAHNITAVIACSALKESYRNVLRQGINDLLFFYLKGSFEQIHKFLESRSMHFMPIDLLKSQFDSLQEPAADERDCITIPVTSPEQELKEMQRSLDLSGF
- a CDS encoding M20/M25/M40 family metallo-hydrolase encodes the protein MKSGFVLLSILVFTGTIACAQTIIRKDPVIEKMVAAVSSDSLKGYVHSLIRFKTRHTLSVRNNSKEGIGAAQKWVLDQLQQFAKNSGGRLSAYLDTITYQPDGKRVNKSLTLGNVVAVLKGTAPKDKRIFMMTAHLDSRRTDVMDAVGVAPGANDDGSGVAAIMECARVMSREAFPATIIFVVTSGEEQGLLGATFMAGKVATQNWPLEALLNNDIIGSNNSNETNTINNTEVRVFSEGIPATLSAATAREIRSYGLENDGAARQLARYFKEVGERYVDNMTVKLIYRNDRFLRGGDHSPFVEKGYTAVRITEMNENFTHQHQDIRTQNGIQYGDLPEFMDFEYLRKNTALNLATLANLARAPAKPQQPGYIMKGLENSTTLQWDDPATGSSSGFYLLMRETSSPVWQKKFFTKNKSITVPYSKDNYFFAVQAVNTEGNESLPVVVKPASKK